Genomic window (Chthoniobacterales bacterium):
CGGGTCAGATCATCTATGACTATTTCTCCGAATGCGGCGCGGAGATAACGCCGGCCATGGCGGAAAATCTCTACGCTGCGATTTCCACGGATACCGGATCGTTCCAATACGACAAAACTTCGCCGCGGACTTTTCGCATCGCGGCCGACCTCGTGGAGGCGGGCGTCAGCGTGCCCGAATTGTCGCGAAAAATTTACGACAGCTACCCGCGCCGCCGTCTGGAATTGCTCAAGGCCCTGCTCAATTCCGCACGCTTTGTGTGCGACGATCGCGTGGCGAGTTTCAGCCTGTCGATGAAAGTCGCCGCGGAGCTTGGCGTTTTGCCTGAGGACAACGAGGGTCTCATCGACCATCTGCGCGCGGTCGAGGGGGTGCAGGTCGCCGTGTTTTTCGAGGAACTTCCCGCGAACAAGGTGCGCGTCAGCATGCGTTCCAAGGAACCGCGCTTCGACGTTTGCAAAATCTGCGGGCTCTTCGGCGGGGGCGGTCATTCGCAGGCCGCCGGGGCCCGCTTGCCCGGTCCGCTGGAGGCGGCGGAGGAGAACGTTTTGGAGGCCATTTGTCATGAAGTCCGAATCAACAGTTGACGGCGTTCTGCTCATCGACAAAGCGCCGGGAATGACGTCGCACGACGTGGTGGCGATCACGCGCCGCGTCTTGAATACGCGCAAGGTCGGTCATTGCGGCACGCTCGACCCGCTGGCGACCGGACTGCTCATCATCACCATCGGCCGCGGAACGAAAATCCAGGACCTCCTCATGAGCGAGGACAAGGAATATGCGGGCACGATCCGTCTGGGGCAGGTCACGAGCAGCCAGGATGCGGACGGCGAGATTCTGGAGGAAAAGCCCGTTCCCGATTTCACGCGTGCCCAGATCGACGAGGCCTTCGGAAAATTCCAAGGCGATTTCTACCAGACGCCTCCCATGGTGTCGGCGATCAAGAAGGACGGCGTGCCGCTTTACAAACTCGCGCGTCAGGGCAAGACCATCGAGCGCGAGCCGCGTCTTGTCCATGTTTACGGCCACGAAATTCTCAAGGTCGCGCTGCCCGAGGTGGAATTCCGTGTTGTTTGCAGCAAGGGGTTTTACGTCCGCACCTATGCTCACGACATCGGTCAACTGCTCGGTTGCGGGGGGCACTTGAAAGCTCTGCGCCGCACGGCCTCGGGCAAGTTCCGCGTTGAAGGCACGCTGACGGTCGATGAACTCCGCACCTTGCCGCTCGAGGCGGTCAAGGCCCGCGTGATGAGCCTTCCACAGGTGTCCCGTCTGCGCGGCGTTTGAACCGGTCCATGGAGATCCTGCACGATCTCAACTCGCTGGCCTCTTTGCGCGGTCCGGTCTATCTGGCCATCGGAGTTTTCGACGGGGTTCATCGCGGACACCAGGCGCTGATCTCCGAGGCGCAAGCCGACGCTGCGAAGACCGGAGGGACGGCGGTGGTCATGACCTTCGAGCCGCATCCCATGATGTTTTTCCAGCGCGCGGAACCTCCGCTGCGTCTGTCCAGTCCGCGGCACAAAGAGTTGCTGCTTGCGCGTCACGGCGTCACGCATCTGGCGGTGTTGCCTTTCGAGGCCGCGCGAGCGGCCCAGACGGCGGAGGAATTTGTCCAGGACCTTCGCACGGCGTGCCGGCCGCTCGGCGGAATTGTCGTCGGCGCCGACTGGCGTTTCGGCAAAGGGCGCAAAGGCGATGTGGCGCTTTTGCGCCAGATGGGCGCCTTCGAGGTGGATGGAATTCCTGCTGTGACAATCGATGGCGAAGTCATCTCGAGCACCTCGATTCGGTTGGCTGTGGCGCGCGGAGACCTGAAATTTGCGGAGAAAGCACTCGGCCGTCCGTATGCTATCCTCGGTCCGGTTGTCCCCGGACAAAAACTCGGTCAAAAGCTTGGTTTTCCCACGGCAAACATCGCCACGGACGGATTTCAACTTCCCCCGGATGGCGTCTATGCGGCGACGGTTCGGATCGGGGACAAATCGTTCCGCGGGATCGCAAACCTCGGATTGCGCCCGACCGTCGCGCGCGATGCGTCGCGCGTGCTGGAGGTTCACTTGCTGAACTTCGACGGCGACCTATACGGACTGGAGGTCGAAGTGGCGTTTTTGCGGTTTGTCCGCGGGGAAAAGAAGTTCGGCTCGCTCGACGAACTGCGTTCGCAGATCGCGAATGACATCGCGAGTGTGAAATGAGGTTTTGTCCGGCGCCGTTAGCCGTTGAGCGCTTACCCAAGCCAATCATTGCCGGAAACGGCGATGCTACACGGGGTATTGGGCGCAGATGCCTTTCATCTCGCGCACGGCGGTGGCAAGGCCGACGGAGAGTGCCCGCGAAACAATGGAATGACCGATGTTGAGTTCCTCGAGATGCGGGACGGCGAAAAGCTCGCGGATGTTGGCGTAGTTCAAGCCGTGGCCGGCGTTGACACGGAGTCGGAGATCGTGTGCAAGCCGTGCGCCGTCGATAAGGCGTTGGAGTTCCTCCTGGCGGGAATCTTCGGCGGAGTTGGCAAACGCCCCGGTGTGAAGTTCGATGTATTCAGCCTTGAGACCCGCAGCGGCGCGAATCTGATCCGGATCGGGATCGATAAAGAGGCTGACCACCGTGCCGGCGTCCTGCAAACGGCGGATGGAATCGGCGAGGGCTGTGCGGTTGGAAACGCAGTCAAGACCACCTTCGGTAGTGACTTCATTGCGGTTCTCCGGAACGAGGCATACATCGTGCGGCCTCACGTCGAGGGCAATCTCAAGGATTCCCGGCGTGTTGCCCATTTCGAGATTGAGCTTGGTTCTGAGCGACTGCTTTAGCCGAAAGATGTCGTGATCCTGGATGTGGCGGCGATCTTCGCGCAAATGGGCGGTGATTCCGTCGGCCCCCGCCTGCTCGGCGAGGAGCGCGGCTTCGACGGGATCGGGTTCCGAAAGAATGCTGTCGGGATCCCGCGCATAACGCGCCTGCCGCAAGGTTGCGACATGGTCGATATTGACGCCGAGACGCAGCGGCATGGTTCAGACCTTGCCGCCGAAAGATGCGTAGTCGTCGAGATCGAGCAAATCGAACCAAGTTCCGATATCCTCGCGCGAAGCGGCGGTGGCCTTGTGCGCGCCGTGGAAGAATTCGCGGCTTTCGATGTCACTCGGGATGCGGTCTTCCATGAATCTTGACCAAAGGGCGACTTCATGGGGGCGGCGATTGGCCCCCGAGTTTTCCTTGATCCACGCCAGGAGGTCGCCGTCGCCAAGTCCGGCGTCTATTTGCTTCTTG
Coding sequences:
- a CDS encoding bifunctional oligoribonuclease/PAP phosphatase NrnA → MSRGSDATFGQIRHTLDAADRILLASHVRPDGDAYGSCIAMALHLRSQGKDVTVWNEEGMTEKFRYLPESATVAAPPEHEKRDFDVVLALDTSTKERLGRVLKATGQVVTWINIDHHVSNHRYADLNYIDDTAPATGQIIYDYFSECGAEITPAMAENLYAAISTDTGSFQYDKTSPRTFRIAADLVEAGVSVPELSRKIYDSYPRRRLELLKALLNSARFVCDDRVASFSLSMKVAAELGVLPEDNEGLIDHLRAVEGVQVAVFFEELPANKVRVSMRSKEPRFDVCKICGLFGGGGHSQAAGARLPGPLEAAEENVLEAICHEVRINS
- the truB gene encoding tRNA pseudouridine(55) synthase TruB, with translation MKSESTVDGVLLIDKAPGMTSHDVVAITRRVLNTRKVGHCGTLDPLATGLLIITIGRGTKIQDLLMSEDKEYAGTIRLGQVTSSQDADGEILEEKPVPDFTRAQIDEAFGKFQGDFYQTPPMVSAIKKDGVPLYKLARQGKTIEREPRLVHVYGHEILKVALPEVEFRVVCSKGFYVRTYAHDIGQLLGCGGHLKALRRTASGKFRVEGTLTVDELRTLPLEAVKARVMSLPQVSRLRGV
- the ribF gene encoding riboflavin biosynthesis protein RibF, which encodes MEILHDLNSLASLRGPVYLAIGVFDGVHRGHQALISEAQADAAKTGGTAVVMTFEPHPMMFFQRAEPPLRLSSPRHKELLLARHGVTHLAVLPFEAARAAQTAEEFVQDLRTACRPLGGIVVGADWRFGKGRKGDVALLRQMGAFEVDGIPAVTIDGEVISSTSIRLAVARGDLKFAEKALGRPYAILGPVVPGQKLGQKLGFPTANIATDGFQLPPDGVYAATVRIGDKSFRGIANLGLRPTVARDASRVLEVHLLNFDGDLYGLEVEVAFLRFVRGEKKFGSLDELRSQIANDIASVK
- a CDS encoding pyridoxine 5'-phosphate synthase — translated: MPLRLGVNIDHVATLRQARYARDPDSILSEPDPVEAALLAEQAGADGITAHLREDRRHIQDHDIFRLKQSLRTKLNLEMGNTPGILEIALDVRPHDVCLVPENRNEVTTEGGLDCVSNRTALADSIRRLQDAGTVVSLFIDPDPDQIRAAAGLKAEYIELHTGAFANSAEDSRQEELQRLIDGARLAHDLRLRVNAGHGLNYANIRELFAVPHLEELNIGHSIVSRALSVGLATAVREMKGICAQYPV
- a CDS encoding DUF5069 domain-containing protein, whose amino-acid sequence is MPQPTLPTDLTKRPPRGARCRLGGFAILPRIIDKGRAVHAGTNGEYNYACPLDMQFFEFAAVDPKAFKKQIDAGLGDGDLLAWIKENSGANRRPHEVALWSRFMEDRIPSDIESREFFHGAHKATAASREDIGTWFDLLDLDDYASFGGKV